From the genome of Candidatus Omnitrophota bacterium:
CGGGTTGACGGTATCATCGTCCCTGTATATCCTCATGACGAGCTTGCCGGATTCGCTGTAGAACTTCCTCTCGATAGGTTTCCCGAATTCATCATACGATACCTGCAGCATGACCTGCGAGCCGCTGTAACGCCATCTCATAGCCGCCCATCCGTCTATCCCCGGCTTCAGCCGGCCGTTCGAATCGTACAGGGCCTCTTCCAGCATATTGCCGCGCTCGTCAAACTTTTCCACCCGTTCGATGGAGCCGCCGATCCCGCAGTATACCTTAGCTTTCATCTTGCCCGTCTGGGCGCTGTAGATCGTACACTGCCTGACCTTCCCGTTGTCCCAATACAGGAACTCCTTGAGGCTCTTCACCTCCCCGTCCGCATATGCGCTGCCAAGCAGGCAACTGCCCCATAAAAGGACCGCCGCTACGGATACGACGTGCTTTTTCATGATCATGAGTTACTCTATCCCTATGGTGCTCTCTATTATATAACCCGGCCTCTGTTTCAGCTCGCGGTATATGCGGCCGATATAGAGGCCCTGTACACCGATAGCGCATAAGATAACACCCGACAGAAAGAATATGGCCGCCGCAGTAAGACCCGGCCTGTCAAAACCGGACGCGCCGATAAGCGCGGTCAGCGCGGCCCATGCAAAATAGACGAAGACCGCTGTCATTACGAGGATGCCCGACAAAAGCGACAGATAGAGAGGGGTTTCGGAAAAAGATGTGAGGCCCCGTACGAACATCTCGGCCGGGCCGATGCTCTTTATCAAAGGGAAGTGCCCTCTTCCGGCGAGGCGGGGAGCGCGCTTATAATATACCTTATCCTGCTTAAAACCGACCCATACAGCCAATCCTCTCATATACGGGTCGTCTTCATTTACCCGGGTTATCGCGTCGATGGCCCGGCGGGAAAGCAGCTTGAAGTCACCTGCGTCTTCCGGTATCTTCAGGCCGGCAAAGAGATTGATCACCCTGTAGGCTATATTGGCGAGCCATATCTTTGATGCCCTCTCCCCCTCCCTGGCCGTCCTGATGGTATGTACGACGTCGGCCCCTTCTCTCCATTTCGCGAGAAGCGACGGGATCACCTCCGGAGGGTCCTGCAGGTCCGCATCCATATAGATAGCGGCATCCCCTTTTGAATTACGCAGACCTGCCATCAGGCAGGGGCCCACGCCGAACCTCCTGGACATGTTTATGATCTTGATATTTTTATTCCCGGCATGAAACCCCTTGAGCACCTCGAGAGAACCGTCCGAAGAAGAGTCATTCACAAAGACCATCTCATACTCCGTTTTAAGCGGTCCCAGGACGGCGAGTACGCGTTCTATGAGTTTGGGGATGACATCCTCTTCGTTCCGAAAAGAAAATATTATTGATATCAAAGGTCTCTACCTCCTTTCGCCTCTCCCGGAGCATCCTCCAGTACGAGGACGAGCAGTTTTGGGACAAAATTCCATTCCCGCGCCATATAACTTAGACCGATATCGGGCATCTTCCTGGGCGTATATCCGGCCTTAAGGGCGGCGTAATAGGTATGACAGTCATCTCTATTTATGACCAGGGACCTGAAATGCCTTATAGCCGCCAGCCCGGAGATCCCTCCCCCATACAGCTTTTTGAACTGCAGGTGCGCCAGGGCGTCGAAGATCACGACGGGATATTCGCCGTTCGTCGAATACCACGGGAGATCGAAGGGGTATATGTTGTTAAAGAGGGGCTTCGGGAGAGTATCGAAGTACTGACCCAGCGATCTCTTTTGCCTGTGCTCCTCTTTTGTGGCCAGGGCCAGGCAGCCGATCTTATTGAAAAATATGAGCTGGGCCGCCGGGAATACGGCCATGCATAAGATGAGAGACGTTGCGGCTACCGCGGCCTTCGATCGTATAGCGCCCTCTTTCATGGAGACCATCGCGGAGAGCA
Proteins encoded in this window:
- a CDS encoding glycosyltransferase family 2 protein — encoded protein: MISIIFSFRNEEDVIPKLIERVLAVLGPLKTEYEMVFVNDSSSDGSLEVLKGFHAGNKNIKIINMSRRFGVGPCLMAGLRNSKGDAAIYMDADLQDPPEVIPSLLAKWREGADVVHTIRTAREGERASKIWLANIAYRVINLFAGLKIPEDAGDFKLLSRRAIDAITRVNEDDPYMRGLAVWVGFKQDKVYYKRAPRLAGRGHFPLIKSIGPAEMFVRGLTSFSETPLYLSLLSGILVMTAVFVYFAWAALTALIGASGFDRPGLTAAAIFFLSGVILCAIGVQGLYIGRIYRELKQRPGYIIESTIGIE